Proteins co-encoded in one Hyla sarda isolate aHylSar1 chromosome 4, aHylSar1.hap1, whole genome shotgun sequence genomic window:
- the KICS2 gene encoding KICSTOR subunit 2 yields MVVPQPAGDAPAAPGQEDEDDEEPLLLMTTSVMIPQKTPPVTVEQNVLHTFFCHLGHFSYDKAKDNVEREKEANKNAGASWSSMLAALAHLAAAEKAYHSMSFLGQKPGGQSFFSRKDSIRTNYTSLYNELKKVVTTGRNATGGTAPHLEELLSHLSEQLCFFVQARMEIADFYEKMYTLSSQKFVNAEELVNVLDAILKKYNSRFHHPILSPLENGFQLEVDVLVHLLKAQSLIFEWKFLLSLVNLHNAHTKLQSWGQIFEKQKETKKHLFGGQSQKAVQPPHLFSWLLKFKNILLAKFSFYFHETLSRQTSEMKTLTAKTNPDYFGKISSFIRKYDAVNVSLIFDNRGSESFQGHGYHHPDSYREAPKGVDQYPAVVSLPLERPAVHWPNVIMIMTEKTSDLNTLEKIVHFYDDKVQSTYFLTRPEPHFTIVVIFDSKKSERDSHFLSFLNELSQSLKTSRVYASLKPGSKS; encoded by the exons ATGGTGGTGCCCCAGCCAGCGGGTGATGCTCCGGCGGCCCCGGGGCAGGAGGACGAGGATGACGAGGAACCGCTGCTGCTTATGACTACTTCGGTGATGATCCCGCAGAAAACCCCGCCGGTCACCGTGGAGCAGAATGTCCTGCACACCTTCTTCTGCCATCTCGGCCACTTCTCCTATGACAAGGCCAAGGACAACGTGGAGCGGGAGAAAGAAGCCAACAAGAACGCCGGCGCCTCGTGGTCCTCCATGCTGGCAGCCCTGGCACACCTGGCGGCCGCCGAGAAGGCATATCATAGCATGAGCTTTCTGGGGCAGAAACCGG GTGGTCAGTCGTTCTTCAGCAGGAAGGATTCTATCAGAACGAATTATACCTCATTGTACAATGAACTAAAGAAAGTAGTCACGACTGGAAGAAATGCCACTGGTGGGACAGCTCCTCACCTGGAAGAACTGCTTTCACATCTGTCAGAACAGCTCTGCTTCTTTGTTCAGGCTCGAATGGAAATTGCAGATTTCTATGAGAAAATGTACACACTGAGCAGTCAAAAGTTTGTGAATGCTGAGGAACTTGTGAACGTCTTAGATGCCATCTTAAAGAAGTACAACTCAAG GTTTCACCATCCTATACTATCTCCTCTAGAAAATGGTTTCCAGCTTGAAGTCGATGTTCTTGTTCACCTTTTGAAGGCCCAGAGCCTGATATTTGAGTGGAAGTTCCTATTGTCCCTTGTAAACTTGCACAATGCACATACTAAACTCCAAAGCTGGGGTCAGATATTTGAAAAACAAAAAGAGACCAAAAAACATCTCTTTGGGGGACAGTCTCAGAAGGCGGTGCAGCCACCACATCTTTTCTCATGGCTCCTGAAATTTAAAAACATCCTGCTTGCTAAGTTCAGCTTTTACTTCCATGAAACGCTAAGCCGACAAACCTCAGAGATGAAAACCCTCACTGCTAAAACTAATCCGGATTACTTTGGAAAAATATCCAGCTTCATTAGAAAATACGATGCAGTCAATGTGTCCTTAATCTTTGATAACCGGGGATCTGAAAGTTTTCAGGGTCATGGGTACCATCACCCGGATTCCTACAGAGAAGCCCCTAAAGGAGTTGACCAATATCCTGCTGTGGTGTCGCTACCACTTGAGAGACCTGCAGTTCACTGGCCAAATGTTATTATGATAATGACTGAGAAGACTTCAGACCTAAACACTTTAGAGAAGATTGTACACTTCTATGATGACAAAGTGCAAAGTACATATTTTCTGACACGACCTGAGCCCCATTTTACCATTGTGGTCATTTTTGATTCGAAGAAATCAGAGAGAGACTCCCACTTCCTATCTTTTCTAAATGAGCTTTCTCAGTCTCTGAAAACCTCCAGAGTGTATGCAAGCTTGAAGCCAGGCTCAAAAAGTTAA